Below is a genomic region from Henckelia pumila isolate YLH828 chromosome 3, ASM3356847v2, whole genome shotgun sequence.
AGAAGGCAGCTGCCCGGGAAAAAGAAGAAGCCAGGGCTGCAGAGGCAGCGAGAAAAGCCCGAGTTCTTCAGCTAGCGGAGGAACGCAGGGCTCAACAAGGCCTAGGTGAGGAAGCTACCCCTGCAGTTGTCATCTCCGAGGTCGTCGCTCCTTCACCTTCTGCCATACCCCTGCCACTTCCATCTGTGGAGGCAGGGTGGACGAATGAGCCGGCTCCTGCTGCTGCCGGTCCTTCCTCACCTTTGACGCGGAAGAGGAAAACCCTGGAGGAGCCAGAAATGGTCATTCTCAGTGACCCAGAAGAGGTGGCTCCTTCCTCTCCCTCCTTCCCCCCATTGGCCCCCTTTTACCAGGCTGCCCAGGGATCTAGTCCCTTTGGTGCAAGGGAAAATATATTCCAAGCCGGGGCCTCTGGCCGGGGAGTGCGGATGCTGAACGACCTCTTGACTTCGGCGGAACAGCTCCACCTTTACAACCAAAACCCAACTGTGAAGTATTTCGAGGGCACCAACCGGGTTATATCCGTAAGTTGAATTCTCCTAGTCTTGAACGTGTCATGTTTTCTATTTCTAACACGTCTGCTTTCAGGGATTGCATATGCTGGTGGACAGCTATGAAGATGCAACCAAATTTGGTCGGGTTGAGACTGATCGGGCACACGTAGAGGCTGAGAAATCTCGGGCTGCCGCGGAGTTGATCAAAAAGCTGGAACAAGACTTGATGATGGCTCAACAAAGTCATGATCAAGTGGCGTCTAGCCTCCGTTCAGCCCTGGAGGCGGCCGAGCAAAATCTTCACTCTGCTCAGCTGGATCGTGCCCGCTCTGAAGCTGATCTAGGGCAGGCTCGAGATGCTCTAGCCACCACTACGGGTGAGTTGAGGGCGGCAGAAAACCGGGCTGCAGAGGCTCAAGTGGAGGCGGCTAGCGCCAGGGATAAAGCGGAGAAAGCAGTGTCAGCTCTGGAAACTCGCCTGAAGTCAGAGGAAGAGCTCAAAGCAACCTTCCTATCTTCTGCTGAGTTTCAAGAGGCAGTGGTGGACAGATCGTACACCTTTTTCCAGGTCGGATTTTACAAATGCCGAGATCAATTCGAGGAAGCTGGCTTATGGTCTGCTGACAAGAGAGATTTTCCCGACTTGGATAAGGCCATCGACTCCCTCCCCGCCACCCAAGGAACTGAAAATGCGAGGGCTGCCCCGAGTCAGACAACTGCCGATGCCGGGCCCTCTAATAGCCCCGCcctttgaattattatttgtaATTGGGCCGCAAGAGCCCCTCCTCTTATATTCTGTTGTCAATGGAACTCCTCTATTCTTTGTCATTCATTATGTAATGCctgatatatataaataaaagagtaggtaatgccaagggcttatatatgccttgggcttacgATGGGTGCCGGGggctggaacctcccgggcttatataatgccaagggcttatatatgccttgggcttatgatggatgttggggcctggaacctcccgggcttatataatgtcaagggcttatatatgccttgggcttatgatgggtgccggggctggaaactcccgggcttatataatgccaagggcttatatatgccttgggcttatgatggatgacggggcctggaacctcccgggcttatataatgccaagggcttatatatgccttgggcttatgatgggtgccggggctggaacctcccgggcttatataatgccaagggcttatatatgccttgggcttatgatggatgccggggcctggaacctcccgggcttatataatgccaagggcttatatatgccttgggcttatgatggatgccggggcctggaacctcccgggtttatataatgccaagggcttatatatgccttgggcttacgatgggtgccggggcctggaacctcccgggcttatatatgccttgggcttatgatggatGCCGGGgtctggaacctcccgggcttatataatgccaagggcttatatattccttgggcttatgatggatgacggggcctggaacctcccgggcttatataatgccaagccTTCTTTCATGATAAATCTTCTTCATTAATAAAACATTAAATACAAAGCATTACACAAAATACTTCTTCAAATGTAAAGCATTCCACGGTCGCTTGAGGGGGCGTCCCTGGCCATCTTGTAGGTACCAAGTATTGGCACCGACTTTTCTGATCAGCTTATATGGTCCCTCCCATCGGGCATCTAGCTTCCCTACTTCCCCTGCTGGATTAACTCTTTTCAACACAAATTCTCCCTCTTGGAATTCTCGAGGCCGGACCTTCTGATTATAGGCTCTCATCACCCGAGCTCTGTAGATCTCCATTCTACGAGCCGCCTTTTCTCTTCGCTCTTCAATGAGATCCAATTCTTGTGCCCGGGCTCCTTCGTCTGTGTCCTCATATGCTTTAATCCGAGCTGAAGGCTGTCCAATCTCTACAGGCAAAATAGCCTCCGACCCATATACCAGGCTAAAAGGTGATTCTTGTGTTGCAGTGTGTGGAGTGGTGCGATAGGCCCATAACACACTCGGGATCTCTTCAACCCAATCTTTCCCCATTCCATGTAATCGCGCCTGTAAAGACCGAACAATAGTACGATTGGTTACCTCTGTTTGGCCATTGTCTTGAGGATAAGCGACCGAGGTGAAAACCTGCTTGATGCCCATCTCAGCACACCAGTCTGCCAATTTTTGGCCCTGAAATTGCCTGCCATTATCCGAGACCAGCTTTCTTGGTAGCCCAAATCGACATACTATACTTTTCCATAAAAACTTCATCACCTCGGCCTCTGTAATTTTCGCCAAAGGCTCTGCCTCCACCCATTTGGAAAAATAATCCACAGCTACCAACAAAAACTTCTTCTGTGCCCGGGCTAGTGGAAAAGGGCCCACTATGTCCAGACCCCATTGATCAAAGGGGCAGGATGCCCATATCGGAGTCAAGTTGCTTGCCGGGCTATGTTGTATAATTCCGAACCTCTGACATCCTTCACAAGACCGGGAAATCTTATATGCGTCTGCCTGCATAGTTGGCCACCAATATCCTGACAGCAACACCCTTCGGACCAGACTCATAGACCCTCCATGGTTTCCACAATATCCCTCGTGCACTTCCCGCAAGACATATTCGGTTTCTCCTTCCTCCAAACATTTGAGCAAAGGGCCCTAGTAGGAACGCCTATACAGGCTTCCTCCCAAGATAGCAAACCTGGCTGCCTGTCTTCGTATGATCCGGGCTCTTCCTTTGTCCTCCGGGAGGCTCCCCTGAGTTAGGTACTTCACAATCGGAGCTTTCCATGTGTTTACTTGGAGGACCGGTTCCCCGGCTTCTATGGCAGCCACCATTTCCCTTTGCAGAAGGGATTCGCGACAATCACCTTCCCCTGCGGCCGCTTTCTTAGCCAAGGCGTCTGCTTCCATATTTCTTTCCCGGGGTATCTGCTCTATACTCCAAGTGTCGAAACTGGCCCCGAGCTTTTCAATCATCttacaatattttatcaatttctcCTCTCGAGTACAGAAGGCTTTGTTTACTTGTTGAACAACCAACTGAGAGTCAGAATAAATTATGATATGACTTACCCCGACATCCCGGGCTCGTTGCATCCCCGCTATCACAGCCTCATATTCAGCTTCGTTGTTGGAGGCCTGGAAGTCTAGCTTCACGGCTATCTCAATCTTCTCCTGGGCCGGTGAGATCAGGATGATCCCCACACCACTGCCTCCAGCACCACTTTCTCCATCTACAAAAACCCTCCACACTTCTTCTCGGCCAAAAACGGCCACCTCTGTCAAAACATCTGACAAAGCCTGGGCTTTGATGGCCTTACGTGGCTGGTACTCAATATCATATTCTCCTAATTCCACCGACCATTTCACGAGTCTTCCCGAGGCAtctggatgagtcataatacgCCCCAGGAGGCTATTATTAAGAACAGTTACCGGGTGAGACAAGAAATAAGGTCTCAATTTCCGGGCCATTATTACTAGAGCCAAGGCCATCTTCTCAATTTCCGTATATCTAATTTCCGCCCCCTTCAAAGCATGGCTGACGTAGTACACAGGCCTCTGATCTCCCTTTTCCTCTTTTATCAAGACAGTGCTGACCGCCTTTTCTGTAGTGGATAGATATATCCACAATTGTTCCCCTGGTTCCGGCTTAACCAAGATAGGCAAGCTAGCcagatgctccttcaactcctgaAAGGCCTGCTCGCATTGCTCAGTCCAGCCGAACCTCTGGGCTTTTCGCAACACTTGAAAAAAATGATAGCTGCGATGAGCTGATCGAGCTATAAACCGGGCCAGGGCTGTAATCCGGCCGGTTAATCGCTGTACCTCTTTAATAGATGTTGGTGAAGGCATTTCCCGCAACAGCTTCACTTTTTCAGGGTTGACTTCTATCCCCCGTTCAGTGACCATGAACCCCAGAAACTTGCCACTTTTCACCCCAAACATACACTTAGCCGGGTTCAATTTGATCCCATATCGCCAAACTGTCGCAAAAGTTTCCTCCAAGTCGGGTAAGAAACTATCCCGGGTCCTGGACTTCACcaatatatcatccacatataccTCCACATTTCGGCCCACCTGTTCCCGGAACACTCTGTCCATCATCCGCTGATACGTAGCTCCTGCATtcttcaaaccaaatggcatcactacgTAGCATAAAGTACCTCCCGAGGTAACAAAGCTGACTTTGTCTTGATCTTCCAGGGCTAAAGGAATTTGATGATAGCCCTGGTATGCATCCATGAAGCTCAGCAACTCACACCCAGATGTAGAGTCCACCAACTGGTCAATTCGGGGCAGAGGGTAACAATCTTTGGGACAAGCTTTATTTAAATCCCGgaaatccacacacattctccatttCCCCGTGGCCTTTGGTACGAGCACTACGTTGGACAACCAAGTAGGAAATTGTATTTCCTTAATGTGCCCGGCCCGCAGTAGCTCTTGAACCTGCTCCGCTATCACCTTATCCTTCTCGGCCCCAAAATGCCTCTTCTTTTGTATAACAGGTCGGGAACCTGGGCTGATGTTTAATTTGTGTTCCGTCACCCGGGATGAAACTCCCACCAAATCACCCTGAGCCCAGGCGAACACATCTTTATTCTGGATGAGGCAGCCTCTCAATGCTTCCATCAACCATGCATCTACATCCCTAGCTATCTTAACAGACTTCCCTGTTTGCCTGGGTTCCATCTCTACCTCTTCATACTCGCTTTTAGATTCCTCCACCGAACAGACTTCTCTTCCCCCCAAGGCTCCTACCTTTCCGTTCTGTTTTGCCCTCTTGTAGTATATCTTCACTGTCTCAGCATAGCATTTTCGGGAGGAATGCTGATCTCCTCGAACTTCTCCGACTTTATCTCCTACTGGGAACTTGATCTTTTGATGGTAAGCTGAGGCTACGGCTTTGAAAGAGTTCATAGCCGGTCTACCCAAGATGACATTATAGGAAGAAGGTGCTTCCACTAATGTGAATCTTGTCATGACCGTCCTCTTCTCATCTCCTGATCCCAAGGTGATAGGCAGCAACATTTCCCCTTGGGGTTGGACAGTGTGCCCGGCAAAACCATATAAGGCGGTTTTTATCGGGCTCAACTCATAGCCCTGCAAATCCATCTGCTCGAATGCTTCTTGAAAAAGGACATTCACTGAGCTTCCCGAGTCAACGAACACCCTTCGAACATCATAATTGGCGATCCGAGCTTGTATAAGCAAGGCGTCATTATGGGGTAAGTTTACTCCCTCCAGGTCTCGGGGTCCAAATGTAATGATTGGCCCCGCCCCCTGCCTTCCTTCCTCCACCCCTAAGCTTTCCCTCCGACTCCAGGCCTTCCTAGCCCGGTTGGAATCTCCATCCGTAGATCCtcctgatatcatgttaatGATACCTTTGGCCGGCCCATCTCCCGATGTTTTGTCTTTTTTTGCATGATCCATTTCTTGTTTTCCTTTTTCCCGAGAGGTGGTGGCATCCCGGGGAGGAATCGACGCCTGTGACCCCCGAAACCAAGGCACGCTTCGAGGCTTTTTTGGGACCGGCCTACCATCTCTAGCATAAGGCAGTTGGTGTCTTTGCTGCAGAGTTCGACACTCACTGGTGTCATGAGTGCACTCTTGATAAGTGCACAGTACTTCCAGAGCTTCTCCTTAGAAACAGGGGTCTGCGTGTCGACCCTTTCTTCACACATATGAACAGCCTTATCTCGGGTTCCTCGGTACGGAGCATACCGGGACAATCGCCCCATGGGATCATGGTTGTCCCTACTTCTCCCTTGTTCCCGGCCTCCCTCACGCCGGGCCACTTCCTTTTTCTGCCTCTGAGCTTCCTCCATGTTAATGTATTTTTCAGCCCGAGCCAGCAAATCTTCGAAGGTCCGGGGTGCTTTTTTCACCAGCGATTTGAAAAACTCCCCCTCCCGAAGACCTTGAGTGAAAGCCGTGATCTTGGTCTCCTGGGCACAAGTCGGGACCTCCAAAGCAATTTTGTTAAACCTTTTGATGTAGGTTCGTAAAGACTCCTCTCCTGACTGCTTTGCTTCAAAAAGGCTATAGGCAGTTTTCCTATACCTCTTGCTACTGCCAAAGTGCTGCAAAAACACTTGCTTGAACTTGGCAAATGATTGAACACTCCGGGGCTCCAACTTCTCAAACCATCTTTGGGCAGAATCCACCAAAGTGGTTAGGAAGACTTTGCATTTGATCTTATCTCCATAGCAATGTAGCATGGCTACATTTTCAAACCGAGCCAGGTGCTCCTCTGGGTCTGTGCTCCCATCGTATTCCCGGATTTTAGCCGACTTATAATTTAGTGGCAAGGGTTCCTCTATCACCTCCTGTGAAAAAGGGCAACCCGGAATTTTGATGGGGCAAACCATTTGGGAACCCCCCTCCTCCAACTTCTGTACCTTTCTCCTGAGCTCATGCAACTTATCTTCCATGGACGGCTGTATTGAATGCATCCAagagctttcttcttcttctccttcttgaACCTGGGCAATAGGGTTTGGATTACCCTGATTTCCTTCTTCCTCCACCGTTATGTCCTTTGATTGTGGTTGTTTTGCAGCTATCAACGACTTCCGTACCACATCTTGGACAAATGATTCTAACTGCTCCAAGGGAATGGTAATATTCCGTCCTGGCTGATGGTCTCCAGGTAATGTTTGATCATGAGAAGCCATATCTACGTCTATAGAACAagcttcccacagacggcgccaatgatgATGTTCAATAAAACCAGGGCCCGGGCTATCAGGGTAGTGTTGTGGGCCTGATGTGGAAACCGGGCTAATGAAGGTGATATATGGACTGCCCTTCCTTAATCGAGATGAACTGCACACCAAAGAAGGGGATAAAAAGCAAGTTAGTGGGACGCAGGAGGAAGTTCCGGcggggccactccgatgcttaagttagacttagaaatagagtgggcttttTAGGAAAAATGAATATAGTGCTTTTGAACTTTAAGTGAACATACCTCTACCAATATCCGTGACCCGATATTTAAAGGCCTTGGAGTGAGAGTGTCACCCCGCAATTCcagggtagtggccacgatctggatCGTGGGTTTGGTAGTTGCCCATGTTTGCTTGTCACGTACGATGAACCCGGAAAGCTAGGGTTGGTGATAATCGTGGGGATGATGCCCCTAAAACACGGGCCTTAAATAAGTCTTGCAAAACTGGTTTTCCGGGCTCCTGAGGCTACTGGGCTACCTTAATACAGCCCTACCAGTCTGGGTCATTCGTGTACCGGGCCCCCTGGCTTACCGGGACATCACTACTCATcccaaaaatagtcgggctagagtctTAATCGCTGTCCCGACTTACGGTTTCGCCACCCTTGCTTTAATACAACCCTGTAATCCCTGACTGTTTATGCCCATGTTTCCCAGGGCATATGCGGCTCTGCTCCCCTGTCTTGCCGGGACATCagaatatatatctatatattaattGGTCAGATCAGACTTCTTTTACCTTggaaaatcatatttttttaaaaaaaaacactaagATAGAACTTCCAATTTTGTTGTCTCTCCAATTCGCTTTTAAAGACTTTCTACCAccaataaaatttcaaaatgaaatatcAAAAAATAGTACTCCCTCCGTCCCATATATAATGTCTTCTTTGgattttcacacagattaagaaaaatttattgggaaatcaaattttatataaaattcctattttatccttatttaatgtattaaaaaatgattgcacaattttcaaggtgtagttaatatGGGTATGTTAGGAAATgagtataaaaaaatattactaattatggtatatgactatatatttggaacaaataaaaaagaaaacatgGACATTATAATTGGGACGGAGGGAATAAATAAGAAATGGACAGTTGAGAAATAGTCAAGGGTCATGAGAGAGATGAAGGGCCGGGCCGCCGGGGAAGTAATTGTAAGTGCGTTTTCTGCCACAAACCAAATAATTACCTATTTATTGTGTGTGTATTTGTGTGTCTAATTTTGATATTCTAGTAACTTTTTGGTTGGCATTTTACGAGCGTCGCAAAATGTTTATTTGAACATCGTTGAAACATAATGTAGCATGTATTTAGAGACCcaaatatgtgtatatatgaGAGGACGACTGTTTTTAGAAAGTTTTTGATGGGCAGGTTATGATTATCGCAAGATGTTCATATGAACATCGTTGAAACATTTAATCCAGCACGTTTTTTGAGATACAGATAGGTGTATGAAAAGACGACTAAGACGGTGTTTGTCGACTAAAATTATTACAATAGCTTATAAGATCATAGcatttaaaagttgttttaaaaGCTTATCAGTTCTGTCAggactatttttaaaaataatttattagagtgtttggataaacttattttaaacaaattaaagaTGTTGACATGTTTCGTATTATATAATCTTTTTATTgttaaaattgcaaaaaatgtTATAATGTTATGAAGGTAATTTAATGtaaatagttatatatatatatatatatatatatctatatatatatacaaaaatactTTTACAATAAgccaatattaaaaaaaattaatcttcaatttataatttttttttaaaaataatatttattatttaatgggTGAAGAACATGgtgagaatttatgaaaatatgaaaGGATGtttgaagaaataaaatattaaaaaaatatcttttttaaaaaattaaggtgaatatttttttaaaaataactttattttaacagcttattagttgtttggaaaaaattatacaaaacaaattttagTAGTTTATAAGCTCCAAAAGGCTTATAAGATCAATCGAGCATAATTTTGAGTAATATTACACAAAATATTCATGGAAACATCTTACTAAGTCCACGAGATGTCCAACAACAAATGACTAGAAGAtcataaacacacacacacaaacatatatatatatatatatatatatatatatataatctaatcttctttagttattcttggTAATACATATTTTTAGATTCAAGATGAAAAAATCCAAGGaccaattttattttcaaaaatcctaaatttccaaaaatggttCAGTTTAGTTTGCGAAGAATGAACTTTAGGGTCTATGAAGTAAGAGTGGACCTTACTTAGTCCTGTATCTATTAAAACTTTATTAAATTGGTACCATCCTTACCTTATGGGGTTTAGGCAATTAATGCTCGATACCTATAGAAGCTTTAGCACATTATGTCGTATTTGAGGTACAAGATACAGGGTTCTTTCTAGTCTTTACCATTGCCCCTGAACTTAGGTTTGAAAGAGTGAGGGAAATTGACACTATTTTAGAGCTATAATATCTCGTTCTTGAAATGTCAAAAATGACCAAGCACCGAGAGATTTTATCAAGTTCGGTTTTCAAACCGAACGGAagaaactcaaaataattcttctaaaaattgattaaacattttaaaaatcGTTTGAAAAGAATTCAAGTTAAAATGATACAAACAATTTGGTTAAAggattttatcaaacactttgtaagcaagattttgatattttatcaaacacataaaatgcttcaacaataaaatctaaaacaacaacatgatgcaaatgcaataaataaaaaatcgcaaatttatttttggatgtttgtagataaaactcctacgtcacctctTCTTACCCTtggaaggatccactagaagacttttaTTTATATATCTCTTTGTAAAAACTCAATCCAATCTAGGACTTACCCACTGCCTAAACAAAAACTCCTAGAGCACTTGATTGTATGCATCAACCTCACCATCCGCATAATATTTAACTTCTCTTATGCCCATACTATAAACACAATATTTAATGTCCTTGTGTGAAGATTCTCTCAACTAATCTTTGATGCTCATCTCTTGTATACGTGTGAGGATTTAATATCTTTACAGTGTATTTATCTCTTAAATATATCCTCACACATTTTTGTCTTACTCTCATTCTAGCTAATTTATTCAGGTATGCTGCTCATGCTTTTGATCTACATCAAAATCTCttttttgatcttcaagatgttgtttttaTGTCATCCGGGAATGATATTACTACTTCTGGTATTGAAATGATCATATTTGAGTTGCCGTAAATTTTCTAAAATTGAGCTGATTTTGCTGTTCATCGGACTGGTTTGACCTATCTGCTCTGATATTGCTCGAACTTATCTGGTCTATAGTTGAGCTGGTCCAATTCAAGCTTGTCTGGTCTGGTCTGGTCCAGATTCTGTTCACTTGATTATAACTCTTGATTCACTAATTTTTGTGCAAAATTATGAACATAAAAATTGTAGTCCTTTGTCTTGGATTTTCATAGAATCAAGGATCCCCCAATTTCGAATATCTAAGAGAAAGATATTCTCTAAAATATCAGCTGCGCCATAAATTCTTCTCGGCAGAATTTCACTGCAAAACTAGAGAATTAAATGCAATTTATCAGCTCCTTATGTTCCGATTCAGACTTTCAATTGTGGATATTTTTGTAGATAATTGTCTTAGCTTTTTAACTCATACTGAATCGTTTGATTTAGATAATCGAGCTGGAATATATGACCAAAATACCAGATATGGTCATGTTTGATCTAGTTGCTACATCAATTGCATCCAGCTTAATATTGCGACCACCATTTCGCCTGGATAACATCCAAATAACTGATCTGGTCTGAAATATGACTTGTAGATATTTAAATAGGCTTTCCAACCGATTTGAGTTTTGGTAATTTGGATTACTGAGTTATGAGATATGTTTGAAACAATCAACTGTGCCAGAAGCCAAAACGGTTGGAAATTCCATCTTGAATAAATTCAAGTTCCAGCCTCTCAAAACTTCCAAATTGATCTACCAactaaaaacatgattaaatatgttagaaacacaaaaATAAGTTTTGttgtcatcaaaatcaagattggttgcattttaaaactaaaaaatcTTCCattttttgatgatcacaaaacttggataaaaatatgaacaatgaaactcaagaaatgcaaagaataaaaataatatttttatgcaaCATATTTTTCTCCctttttgtaaaattaaaaaatgttcAAAAATATAAGAAACGATGAGCTCCCTCTCAAAGTTTTTAtacaaaattttgtaaaaatagAAGAGTAAATCCATTATGCtctattgaatttttttatcaatGCTCCCCCTTACTAAAAGTcatttcatgattttaaaaaaaaatgaatgcaatgcaCAAGAAAATAAATCTCAACTTGACTAAAAAAACAGATAAGAGAGATATTTAACACAAATAAATCAAGTTGATCT
It encodes:
- the LOC140889907 gene encoding uncharacterized protein codes for the protein MISGGSTDGDSNRARKAWSRRESLGVEEGRQGAGPIITFGPRDLEGVNLPHNDALLIQARIANYDVRRVFVDSGSSVNVLFQEAFEQMDLQGYELSPIKTALYGFAGHTVQPQGEMLLPITLGSGDEKRTVMTRFTLVEAPSSYNVILGRPAMNSFKAVASAYHQKIKFPVGDKVGEVRGDQHSSRKCYAETVKIYYKRAKQNGKVGALGGREVCSVEESKSEYEEVEMEPRQTGKSVKIARDVDAWLMEALRGCLIQNKDVFAWAQGDLVGVSSRVTEHKLNISPGSRPVIQKKRHFGAEKDKVIAEQVQELLRAGHIKEIQFPTWLSNVVLVPKATGKWRMCVDFRDLNKACPKDCYPLPRIDQLVDSTSGCELLSFMDAYQGYHQIPLALEDQDKVSFVTSGGTLCYVVMPFGLKNAGATYQRMMDRVFREQVGRNVEVYVDDILVKSRTRDSFLPDLEETFATVWRYGIKLNPAKCMFGVKSGKFLGFMVTERGIEVNPEKVKLLREMPSPTSIKEVQRLTGRITALARFIARSAHRSYHFFQVLRKAQRFGWTEQCEQAFQELKEHLASLPILVKPEPGEQLWIYLSTTEKAVSTVLIKEEKGDQRPVYYVSHALKGAEIRYTEIEKMALALVIMARKLRPYFLSHPVTVLNNSLLGRIMTHPDASGRLVKWSVELGEYDIEYQPRKAIKAQALSDVLTEVAVFGREEVWRVFVDGESGAGGSGVGIILISPAQEKIEIAVKLDFQASNNEAEYEAVIAGMQRARDVGVSHIIIYSDSQLVVQQVNKAFCTREEKLIKYCKMIEKLGASFDTWSIEQIPRERNMEADALAKKAAAGEGDCRESLLQREMVAAIEAGEPVLQVNTWKAPIVKYLTQGSLPEDKGRARIIRRQAARFAILGGSLYRRSY